Below is a genomic region from Leptolyngbya sp. 'hensonii'.
TTTCTGGATCCGAGTTTGTGGAGATGTTTGTCGGGGTCGGGGCTTCCCGCGTGCGAGACCTGTTTGAGCAGGCGAAGGCCAATGCACCCTGTATTGTCTTCATTGATGAAATTGATGCCGTTGGGCGGCAACGGGGTGCTGGTCTGGGTGGCGGCAATGATGAGCGGGAACAAACCCTCAACCAGTTACTGACGGAGATGGATGGCTTCGAGGGCAACACGGGGATTATCGTGATTGCTGCGACCAACCGCCCTGATGTTCTGGATGCTGCCCTGCTGCGACCAGGGCGATTCGATCGCCAGGTGGTGGTTGATCGGCCTGATTATGCCGGTCGTCTGGAAATTCTGCAAGTTCACTCTCGTGGCAAGATCCTGTCCAAGGATGTGGATCTGGAGAAGATCGCCCGTCGGACCCCTGGCTTCACGGGGGCAGATCTATCCAACCTGCTGAATGAGGCTGCGATTCTGGCGGCCCGTCGGAACCTGACCGAAATCTCCATGGATGAGGTGAATGACGCGATCGATCGGGTGCTCGCCGGTCCAGAGAAGAAAGATCGGGTGATGAGCGAAAAGCGGAAGCAATTGGTGGCTTACCACGAAGCAGGCCATGCGATCGTCGGTGCCCTGATGCCTGATTATGATCCGGTGCAGAAGATCAGTATTATTCCCCGTGGTCGGGCTGGTGGTCTGACCTGGTTCACCCCCAGTGAAGATCGGGTGGATTCCGGCCTCTTCAGTCGTTCCTACCTGCAAAACCAAATGGCCGTGGCCCTGGGCGGTCGGATTGCAGAAGAGATTATCTTTGGGGAAGAGGAAGTCACCACCGGGGCTTCCGATGACCTGCAGCGGGTGGCCCGTTGTGCCCGTCAGATGGTGACCCGTTTCGGCATGAGCGACAAACTGGGGCCTGTGGCTCTAGGACGCCAGCAGGGCAACATGTTTCTGGGCCGGGATATCGCCGCTGAGCGGGATTTTTCGGAGGAGACCGCCGCCATGATCGACGAAGAAGTCCAGGTTCTGGTCGAAGAAGCCTACAAGCGGGCGAAGGCGGTGTTGATTCGGAACCGGGCGGTGCTAGACCAATTGGCTGCCATGCTGGTAGACAAGGAAACCGTAGACTCGGAAGAGTTACAGGAACTTCTGACCAACAATGATGTTCAGGTCGCAGCTCTGGCCTAGACTCTCCTGACCATTGTCCGAGGTTTTCCCTGGGGGCTGGTGTTGACCGGCCCCCTTTTTGATGGCAGGAACTTCCCCAAATGCCGAGGTAGAGAGAACTATAGGATCTGTTTTCTACCGCGCAAGAAATAGGTGGTCATTTCGCCTTTACCTTTGACCTGAATCGGACCCCGCTCTTCCAGCACATACTGGTCCTTCAAGCGATCGTAGGTGGCTGCCGTCACCTGAATAGAGTTGGTCAAGCCCTGAGATTCCATACGGCTGGCTACATTGACCGCATCCCCCCAGAGATCGTAGATAAACTTCTTGAGGCCAATCACGCCAGCCACCACCGGGCCTGTGTTGATACCAATGCGAATACTGAAAGGTTGACTCTCTCCCACCTGGAACTGGTTGATTTGCTGTTGCATATCCAACGCCATCTCCGCGATCGCTGCTGCATGATCAGGTCGGGGGGCAGGCAGTCCGCCCACCACCATGTAAGCATCCCCGATCGTTTTAATTTTTTCCAGGCCATGCTGTTCGGCCAAATGATCAAACACGGAGAAAATCTCATTCAGAAGCCCTACCAATTCCGTGGGGGGAGTATGAGCCGCCAGTTTGGTAAAGTCCACGATATCGGCAAAGAGGATCGTCGCTTCCTCAAACCGATGGGCGATCGCCCCCTGATTTTGTTTTAACTGGTCTGCGATCGATCGGGGCAGGACATTCAGGAGCAACCGTTCTGATTTCTCCTGCTCCGATCTCAGAGCAGCTTCCGCCTGTTTGCGTTCGGTAATATCCCGCACAATTAAAATAGCTTCATCACTGCCGCTGGCGACCACCCTGGCTTCATACTCTCCAGAAACACCCTGAATCTCCAGTTGATACTCAAACACCTGGGTCAGTCCGGTATAGACCGCCTTCTGAATCGCCTCCCGATACTGCTGGGCCAAGGGAGCCGGGAGAATATCATCCACCCGCTTGCCAATACGATTCTGAAACGGCACCACAAGCTGAATGTTTTTGGCTTCAATGAAATCTCGATAGATGCCGTCCTGGCTGATGCGCATGATCAGATCGGGGATGGCCGTCAGTAAGGCCCGGTTCTGGGCTTCGCTTTGCCGCAGAGCGATCTCCATCTGCTCCAGTTCCTGGACCCGCGATCGCAGGGCGGCCAATTCCTGAATCAGAGACTCATTGGTTAGAGGGTTGGTCATCACAGTCTACCCATCTGCATTTATGAGAATTGGTACCAGGCTTAGGGTACCCCGTCAGGATTGAAAAATTGGTGCCATGGGCCGGTATGGTAGACATAGCATCCCCCACCCTCAAATCAAGCTCATCATCATGGAAAACAATTTGGGTTCTCTGCAGGAGTGGCTCACCGTTCTGGGATATCTTTTCTTTGCCGGGTTTGTTGCGTGGCAAGTTTTTCGGCCAAGATCAAAGGAATAATGCTGCATTTTGAATCCGGCCATGACCGATCCCACCTCCCCTGAACTCAGTCCCAATACTCCCGGTGCGGGTGGGGGCTTGCCCCTGGTCCAGTACTGGGCCGAACAGACCCTTTCGCCCCAAGGCCCCCAGATCTGGAAAACCCTGACCCACAAGAGCGCCTGCCTGTCCTGCGCCTGGGGCACTGGGGGACAGCAGGGGGGCTTTGTCAATGAGTCTGGGGAAACGCTGCAACGCTGTTCCAAAAGTGTGGAAGCGATCGCCGCCGAATTAAAACCGGGCCTGTCCCCTACTTTCTTCGCCCAGAATAGTGTGGCCGACCTGCAGCGCTTCACCTCCCAGGAGGCCGATCGGCTGGGTCGCTGGAGCTACCCCGTAATCCGACGGGCAGGCCAATCTCACTTTGAGCGCATCTCCTGGTCCGAGGTCTATTCGATCGCCGAGCATGCCTTTCGCAGGCCCCCAGAACGGATTGCCTCCTACAGTTCGGGCCGATCGTCCAACGAGGCCGCATACCTGCTGCAACTGCTGATCCGATCGCTGGGGTCCAACAACCTGGCCGACTGTTCTGACCTCTGCCATGCCGCTTCCACTGTTGGCTTGAAGCAAATGTTTGGTTCTGGCACCTCCATGGTCAGCCTGGAAGGACTGAAACAGGCGGATGGAGTGGTACTGGTGGGGTCCAATGCTCCGGCCAACCATCCCCGGTTGATGAACGAGCTGATCAAGCTGCGGGAACGGGGCGGTAAGGTAATCGTGGTCAACCCGACGATCGAAGTGGGCTTGGTCCGATTTGCCTCCCCTGCCTATCCGATCAAGTCCTTGCTGCGCGGCTCCGAGATTTCCTCCCTCTACCTGCAGCCAATTCCCGGCAGTGATGTGGCTCTGTTTGTTGGTATCCAGAAAGCCTTGCTGGAGAGCCATCAGATTCACTGGGACTATCTGCAGGCCCATACGGAGGGCTGGGAGGCGGTGGTCGAACAAGCCCAGAAGACGGATTGGGAAAGCATTACTAAAACCTGTGGTGTTTCCCAGGAAGAGATCGAAATTGCTGCTGCCATGATCGCGGCCTGCGATCGGGTCGTGTTTGCCTGGGCCATGGGGGCAACTCAGCATCAGAATGGGGTGGACAATATTCTGAGTATTGCCAATACGGCTCTGCTGACAGGCAATGCGGGAAAAGAGGGCGCTGGGACGATGCCGATCCGGGGCCATTCCAACGTGCAAGGTTTTGGCTCCATGGGCGTCACCATTCGCCTGCGGAAGGAGATCCAGGAGGCTCTGGAGATCTTGCTGCAGCGGCCCCTAAGCCGGGTTCCTGGCTATGATACCCGCGCTCTGATCGAAGCCGCTGATGCGGGTCAGATCGATACCCTGCTCTGTCTGGGGGGCAACCTGTACGCCGCCAATCCTGACCTGACCCAGGCGAAACGGGCTTTATCCCAGGTGGAGACCATTATTTACCTGGCGACAAAACCGAACCTGGGCCACTTTCACGGACTGGCCGTCCAGAATACCCTGATCCTGCCCGTGTTCACCCGGTTTGAGAATCCCCACCGAACGACCGTAGAGTCGGGCAACAATTTTGTCCGCCTGAACGATCCGGGGGAGACCCACCTCAAGAACGGGAACCTGGTTTCGGAAGTGGAATTTCTGACGGAACTGGCCCACCGGTTGCAGGGCGATCGGCCTGTGGATTGGCGCAATCTGCAGGATACCCGCTATGTGCGTCAGTTGATTGCCCGCACCATTCCCGGTTATGAGCCGATGGCAGCGATCGATGAGACCGGTGCAGAGTTCACGATCGGGGGACGGATTTTCACCAAACCCCAGTTCTCTACCCCCAGCGGCAAAGCCCAGATGTTTGCCACGCCCCTACCCCAGTTGAGCCTGCCCACCAGAGCAGGGTTTGGTCTGCCAGATGATGTTCCGGGTCTGGTGGTGATCCTGGGTACGGGTCGCAGCTATGCCCAACATAATACGGTGGTTTACAAACCAGGAGACCATTATCGAGGCATGCCCCACCGCAACTGCATTCTGATGTGTCGATCGGATGTGGAGCAGGCCGGATTACGAGAGCACCAGCGGGTCACTGTGCGAGGCGATGCGGGCCAACTGGAGCAGGTAGAAATTATCTATGGGTCCATCCGCCCTGGGGCGGCATTGATGTTCTATCCCGAAGTGAATGCCATTTTTAAAGCCAGAGTGGACGAACGATCGGGCACTCCAGCCTATAAGCGCGTGCCTGTGGTGGTGTATGGGTAGGGGGCGATCGACTTATTAGAACCAGCACCTCTTTGTTCGTCGCCCTCTACAGGTCCAGGGACTGGATGGCCAGATCTTTCAAGGTGAGGGTGAAGTTGCGACAATCCCCAGTAGCGACAAAAGTGACGATCGTCTCACAGACCACCGCCACTGTCAGCATCACCAGATTGCGGGCCAGGGGATAGTCGCACACATCATCGTTGGCATCGGAGGGCACCCGATACCCGTCATTCCAGATCACTTCGGCATAATCCGAGGCCAGACCAGCATGGAGGCAGGGTGTGCCGCTTTGCTCAGCGAAGGATTTGAGCACCTGACGGGCCGTACTATTGTCAAAGGCATCCACAATCAACGGGCTGCCCTTAAGCAATTGAGCCGCATTGGCAGCGGTCAGGGCTTTGGTTTCGGCCCCGATCTTGATCCCGATCGCCCGGTACAAACTATTCGCCAGAATTTTAGCCTTGAAAGCACCCACATCAGACCGGTAATAGGGCTGGGTGGATAGGTTGCGCTCCTCAATTCGATCGTAGTCAATCACGGTCAACTGCCCAAACCCCGATCGGGCCAGGGTTTCTGTGATATTTGCCCCCAATGCCCCTGCGCCGCAGATGGTTACAGGAAAAGTCCTGAGTCTGGCCATCACGGTTTCGGAGCGGTAAAGCTGCTCATGGAAAAAGATGCTCATGGTTTTCTACCACTCTCGTTGTTCGATGACCCCGACCAGGGATTGCAGGTCAAAGTCCCGATCTCGTCCATCCAGACAGATTCCGGAACTGATCACGGTCAGATCATTTTTCCCGATCGCACTGGTGTGTCGCTCTCCATTAGCGGTGGTCCAATCCACAGTCCAGTAGTCGCCCCGGTCCTGGACCTGCTGTAAGTCTCCGCCCCCTATCTGCAAAGCCCGGCGCAGCCGGTTTTCATCCTGCTGAGGCTGGGAGAATCCCTCAATCCGCTGGGTGACCAGGTCATAGAGGGTTTTCATCTCCGGGGTCATGCCCTTAAATTGTAAGTTCTGGAGGGGGGTCCGCTGCTGCAGGGCTGTCTGCAACGCCGCAGTTAGATCGGGATCGGAGCGGCGATCGATCGCCTCAAACCAGCAGGAATAGCCATTCCAGCGGACGACGACCTGCTCAAAAGGGACTCCCTCTGTGACCAGATGCACCAGGACAGGCTTCACCCGCTTCAGACGCTGCCGGATGTCCGCCTCATTCACCGGATAGGCAAGCCAGGTTTGCCCCCGGAGCAAACTGGCCAGTCGCAGGCGCACGATCGGGAAATGCTGCAAATACTCCGTCACCTGGGGTAAATCTGCTCCTTCGATCAGGGTGGCTATCTGATCATTGATGGGTTGAAAGATACCCCAGCCCTCAAAATTTTGAGGCTGGGGCTTGAAGGTATAGACCATCCCAGCCAGGCGCGTCCGCACCTGCCCTCCCAGAACACAGGGAGCCAGAAATTGGGTGGAGCGCACCTGGGTTTCCTGGGCTGCCATCTGCTGGATTAGCTTGCGAATATCTGTCATAAACCTCCCTCCTCAACTTGATTGAAAGCGGAGCCAAGAGTTAGAAGTCAGCCCGTACTCCTACTTCCTGGATCCTGACTTCTCTCCGGGTCCGCATCAAGGGGATTGCTGCTGCAAAATCTTCCGGACTTCCATTAACGTCTGTCCTAACCGATTCTTGCCAGAGCCATCTTTGCCGCATCCCCAGTAATTATCGATCGGAGAATTTTCAACCAGCAGTTCTTCCCCTGTGGACAGTAGAATGGCCCGAATATCGGCATGGGTCTGGAACTTTTGTAACACCGCCCGGTACATGACCCCATCTTTCACCTGGTTCCAATCCAAACGTAAGGGCAGGGAGCGATCTCGGCCTAGGTTGGCAGCTTCCTTGGGTTGCTTGGCCTGCCGAATTTTTTCCAGGAAAGGAGTGCCGACAAATTTTTGCGCCTGGAAGTAATGTTCACTGGTTGGCCAGTACAGCTCATCTAGCATGAAGCCATGGGCTGAGAAATTGGAGAAACATCCGTAGGGCTTTTCCCGTTCCACATAAAAGTAAATGGGCATGGTTATCGACCTGAATCAGGACATCCAGTTATACTACAAATACTACAATCGTAGATCCAGATTGTCTACATAAACTTCCAGGGGGGCATCTCAGGGATATCAACATCAGGGATATCAACATCAGGATTGAGGCTCTGATTTTACATCTTGTTTAATTGCTAGAAGTGCTGCCAGAAGACGGTTTTTGTCAAATCTTCACCTTCTCCAACCAGTGATTTTGCAGCAATCTTCTTGAGATTTTCATGATTTAGCCTGTTGTCTTTATCACAAGTACAATCGACCTTCCCTATGCTACTTACATATCAAAGTTTGAGTGGCTTCACGGATTCACATAACTGGTAACTAAGGCTGGGAGTTATATGGTGGCTAAGACTTTTTCAAGCAAATTACTGACGGCTCTAGGTGTAGGTGTACTGTCCATGGGCACCCTGGTTGTATCCAATGGGCGTGCTGATGCGTTTACCTTTGGTGCAACCTGGGATGCAAATTGTGTTGGCAATCCCAGCCCTGATTCCTGCTCCCTACAAAAGTTGCTGGATAGTCAGGGAATTACGGTAGATACAACCAATCCCACCCCCGTTGAGCTTTTTGGCCCAGGAGCATCGACCGGTAAAGTTCTGTTTAGTGTGGCTCAAAATGCACCTAAGAACAAGTTTGGGGTTTACGATCCGACAACTCTGGCCTTAACCCAACTGATTGCTGGTACGCCCAATTCTCCCAACCTCTTACCGGGAATCTATACCTTTGCCTATGAATCTGCCAGCCAATTCGGCTTTTATCTGGGGGCGGATGATCAGATTTTCTATAGCCAAAGCGCTTTGAATTCTGGTCAGAAGCAGCAATTCCTCGCCTACAAACTGAGTTCCAGCACAGCCACAAAGCAGGACTATGCGATTGCTTTTGAAGATCTAGAAATTAATAAGGCCAGTGATTCTGATTTCAATGACTTCGTAGCCCTGGTTTCAATTCAGACGACCGCTGTTCCTGAACCCGCTGTAGTGGGAAGCTTGGGCCTGATGGCCGGGATGTTAACCCTGACTCGGCGGCGGCGGCGATCGATCGAAGGCTAAGGCTTTCAGCTTGAATGAGCGGGCATGCTTTTTGAAGACCGCTGATTATCATGCCTTCAAGAAACCATGGATTGCAATTGCAGGCTATCTCCTGAGGGGGGTAGCCTCTTTATTTTGATCCATTTCTTGCCCTAACCCCTTCCACTGTAGCAGCGCAACACTTTACAATTGGCAACGTTGCTATTGACCTGGCAAAAATTTGTCGGGGTTTTGCATGACTGAAATTCAGCCTGTCCTGGCTACAAAAGCAGTACTCATTGTCTCTGAGGTACGCTAAGGATCGTGGATTAAATAACCTGGAGTTCTTCAGCCCTCACCCCCAACCTCTTCCCTTCTCCCAAATTTGGGGATGAGAGGGCAGGGGGGTGAAGGTCGTCAGGGGTTTAGCACTTTATTTAATCCATGATCCTCAGTAATGCTTGAAGGTGGTCATTAACTGTTTGTCGCATTGAAAACTCTAGAGAGTAATTATGAAAGACCTCACTCGGTATCGAAACATCGGCATCTTTGCTCACGTAGATGCAGGTAAGACGACCACAACTGAAAGAATCCTGAAACTGACTGGCAAGATCCACAAAATTGGTGAGGTGCACGAAGGGGCTGCGACAACAGACTTCATGGAGCAGGAGCAGGAACGCGGGATTACAATCCAATCTGCTGCCACAACCTGTTTCTGGAAAGATCACCAACTGAATATCATCGATACCCCAGGGCACGTTGACTTCACGATCGAGGTGTACCGCTCCCTGAAGGTGCTGGATGGTGGCATCGGGGTTTTCTGCGGTTCTGGTGGGGTGGAACCCCAATCTGAGACCAACTGGCGCTACGCCAATGATTCCAAGGTGGCCCGGGTCATCTATGTCAACAAGCTTGATCGGACCGGAGCAGATTTCTTTCGGGTGGTGAAGCAGGTTGATGCAGTCCTGGCAGCCAAACCTCTGGTGATGGTGCTGCCCATCGGTGTAGAAGAACAGTTCGTCGGTGTGGTTGATCTGCTCACCCGCAAAGCCTGGGTCTGGGATGACTCTGGTGATCCGATGAACTACCAGATCCAGGAAGTTCCCGCTGACATGAAGGATCAGGTCGAAACCTATCGCGAACAGTTAATTGAACTGGCCGTTGAGCAGGATGACGCGGTCATGGAAAAGTATCTGGAAGGGGAAGAGCTGACCATTGATGAAATCAAGCATTGTATCCGTAAGGGTACGCGCGACATGGCCTTCTTCCCCACCTACTGCGGCTCATCCTTTAAGAACAAGGGGGTCCAGCTTGTCCTGGATGCGGTGGTGGATTATCTGCCGAACCCCATGGAGGTTAATCCCCAGCCAGAGGTTGATTTGGAAGGCCATGAAACGGGTAACTTTGCGATCGTAGACCCAGAGAAACCTCTACGGGCCTTGGCTTTTAAGATCATGGACGATCGCTTTGGAGCACTCACCTTTACCCGCCTGTACTCCGGCAAGCTGGCCAAAGGGGACACTGTGCTGAACACGGCTACGGGTAAAACTGAGCGGATCAGCCGTCTGGTGGAAATGCATGCCAACTCTCGAGAAGAAATTGAGTCGGCTCAGGCTGGGGATATTGTGGCGATCGTGGGCATGAAGAATGTCCAGACGGGGCACACCCTCTGTGATCCCAAAAACCCAGCCACCCTGGAACCGATGGTGTTCCCAGAACCAGTGATCTCTATTGCGGTCAAACCCAAGACCAAAGGTGGGGATGAGAAGATGGCCATGGCCCTCCTGAAAATGGTGCAGGAAGATCCATCCTTCCACATGGTGACGGATGAGGAAAGCGGCGAAACCATTCTGAAAGGGATGGGTGAGCTTCACCTGGACATTAAGGTGGACATCCTGAAGCGGACTCATGGCATCGAGGTTGAGGTGGGTAAACCCCAGGTGGCCTACCGTGAATCTATCACCAAGCGTCTTGAAGACGGCTATACCCATAAGAAGCAGTCGGGTGGTTCGGGGCAGTACGCTAAAATCGACTACATTGTTGAGCCGGGTGAGGCGGGGACTGGCTTCCAGTTTGAATCCCAGGTGGTTGGTGGGGCTGTTCCGAGGGAATACTGGGCTGCGGTTGAAAAAGGTTTTGAAACCAGTATCACCAAGGGAGTCCTGGCTGGCTTCCCCTGTGTGGATTTGAAATTCACCCTGGTTGGTGGTGGCTTCCACCCGGTTGACTCCTCCGCCCTAGCCTTTGAGATTGCGGCCAAAGCGGCTTATCGGCAATCAATTCCCAAGGCTGGTCCCCAATTGTTGGAGCCGATCATGAATGTGGACGTGTTCACACCCGATGATTACATGGGAGATGTGATTGGTGACCTAAACCGCCGTCGGGGAATGATGAAGTCCCAGGAGACGGGTCCGACCGGAGCGCGGATCAAGGCGGATGTCCCGCTGAGTGAGATGTTTGGCTACATTGGAGATCTGCGGACCATGACCTCTGGTCGGGGACAGTTCTCCATGTCCTTCTCCCATTACGCGCCCTGTCCCAACAATGTGGCGGAAGAAGTCATCCGTGAGACCAAAGAACGGCAGGCTGCCTCATAGGCCATCCGTGCAATCAGCCTAAACCCGGTGCCCCATGGTCCCAATCCCCAATTGTTGGGTAAGACAAATGAGCAGCGGGTTTTCGGCTGGGCATTCTGAAACCGCCTGCTGGCTTCGACTCCGCTCAGCCAGCAGGGATACTCCCTTGGACTAAAGAGAGCTGATTAACCAGTAGGTCACCATGTTGCCTCGACCTTTGATCGGAATCTCACCCCGGCGCTCAAATTTGAAATGGTCTTTCAGATATTCATAGGTTTGAGCTGTGACTTGAATTTTCCCGGCTTCCCCAGTAGATTCCATCCGACTGGCAATATTGACCGTATCTCCCCAGAGGTCATAAATAAACTTTTTGATCCCAATCACCCCAGCAATCACAGAGCCGCTGTTAATCCCGATTCGAAGCTGGAAGGGATTGCCATTCGGATGATAGAAGTGACGGATTTCCTGCTGCATCTCCAGAGCCATCTTAGCCATGGCGGCTGCATGATTGGCCATGGGAATAGGTAAGCCTGCTGCCACCATATAGGCATCTCCGATCGTCTTAATCTTTTCGATGCCATACTGCTCGGCCAACTGGTCAAAGGCGGAAAAGATTCGGTTCAGCATTTTTACCAGATCGGAAG
It encodes:
- a CDS encoding adenylate/guanylate cyclase domain-containing protein; its protein translation is MTNPLTNESLIQELAALRSRVQELEQMEIALRQSEAQNRALLTAIPDLIMRISQDGIYRDFIEAKNIQLVVPFQNRIGKRVDDILPAPLAQQYREAIQKAVYTGLTQVFEYQLEIQGVSGEYEARVVASGSDEAILIVRDITERKQAEAALRSEQEKSERLLLNVLPRSIADQLKQNQGAIAHRFEEATILFADIVDFTKLAAHTPPTELVGLLNEIFSVFDHLAEQHGLEKIKTIGDAYMVVGGLPAPRPDHAAAIAEMALDMQQQINQFQVGESQPFSIRIGINTGPVVAGVIGLKKFIYDLWGDAVNVASRMESQGLTNSIQVTAATYDRLKDQYVLEERGPIQVKGKGEMTTYFLRGRKQIL
- the ftsH3 gene encoding ATP-dependent zinc metalloprotease FtsH3 translates to MNKRWRNAGLYALLAIVVVALATALLDKPNSSAQEKWRYSQFIQAVENNKVAKVELSSDRSFAKVKTQDGSTVSVNLLNDPELIDTLYRKNVEISVSRQQDDGFWLKALSSLFFPILLLVGLFFLLRRAQSGPGSQAMNFGKSKARVQMEPQTQVTFGDVAGIDQAKLELTEVVDFLKNADRFTAIGAKIPKGVLLVGPPGTGKTLLARAVAGEAGVPFFSISGSEFVEMFVGVGASRVRDLFEQAKANAPCIVFIDEIDAVGRQRGAGLGGGNDEREQTLNQLLTEMDGFEGNTGIIVIAATNRPDVLDAALLRPGRFDRQVVVDRPDYAGRLEILQVHSRGKILSKDVDLEKIARRTPGFTGADLSNLLNEAAILAARRNLTEISMDEVNDAIDRVLAGPEKKDRVMSEKRKQLVAYHEAGHAIVGALMPDYDPVQKISIIPRGRAGGLTWFTPSEDRVDSGLFSRSYLQNQMAVALGGRIAEEIIFGEEEVTTGASDDLQRVARCARQMVTRFGMSDKLGPVALGRQQGNMFLGRDIAAERDFSEETAAMIDEEVQVLVEEAYKRAKAVLIRNRAVLDQLAAMLVDKETVDSEELQELLTNNDVQVAALA
- a CDS encoding ThiF family adenylyltransferase — translated: MSIFFHEQLYRSETVMARLRTFPVTICGAGALGANITETLARSGFGQLTVIDYDRIEERNLSTQPYYRSDVGAFKAKILANSLYRAIGIKIGAETKALTAANAAQLLKGSPLIVDAFDNSTARQVLKSFAEQSGTPCLHAGLASDYAEVIWNDGYRVPSDANDDVCDYPLARNLVMLTVAVVCETIVTFVATGDCRNFTLTLKDLAIQSLDL
- the fusA gene encoding elongation factor G, whose product is MKDLTRYRNIGIFAHVDAGKTTTTERILKLTGKIHKIGEVHEGAATTDFMEQEQERGITIQSAATTCFWKDHQLNIIDTPGHVDFTIEVYRSLKVLDGGIGVFCGSGGVEPQSETNWRYANDSKVARVIYVNKLDRTGADFFRVVKQVDAVLAAKPLVMVLPIGVEEQFVGVVDLLTRKAWVWDDSGDPMNYQIQEVPADMKDQVETYREQLIELAVEQDDAVMEKYLEGEELTIDEIKHCIRKGTRDMAFFPTYCGSSFKNKGVQLVLDAVVDYLPNPMEVNPQPEVDLEGHETGNFAIVDPEKPLRALAFKIMDDRFGALTFTRLYSGKLAKGDTVLNTATGKTERISRLVEMHANSREEIESAQAGDIVAIVGMKNVQTGHTLCDPKNPATLEPMVFPEPVISIAVKPKTKGGDEKMAMALLKMVQEDPSFHMVTDEESGETILKGMGELHLDIKVDILKRTHGIEVEVGKPQVAYRESITKRLEDGYTHKKQSGGSGQYAKIDYIVEPGEAGTGFQFESQVVGGAVPREYWAAVEKGFETSITKGVLAGFPCVDLKFTLVGGGFHPVDSSALAFEIAAKAAYRQSIPKAGPQLLEPIMNVDVFTPDDYMGDVIGDLNRRRGMMKSQETGPTGARIKADVPLSEMFGYIGDLRTMTSGRGQFSMSFSHYAPCPNNVAEEVIRETKERQAAS
- a CDS encoding FdhF/YdeP family oxidoreductase, with product MTDPTSPELSPNTPGAGGGLPLVQYWAEQTLSPQGPQIWKTLTHKSACLSCAWGTGGQQGGFVNESGETLQRCSKSVEAIAAELKPGLSPTFFAQNSVADLQRFTSQEADRLGRWSYPVIRRAGQSHFERISWSEVYSIAEHAFRRPPERIASYSSGRSSNEAAYLLQLLIRSLGSNNLADCSDLCHAASTVGLKQMFGSGTSMVSLEGLKQADGVVLVGSNAPANHPRLMNELIKLRERGGKVIVVNPTIEVGLVRFASPAYPIKSLLRGSEISSLYLQPIPGSDVALFVGIQKALLESHQIHWDYLQAHTEGWEAVVEQAQKTDWESITKTCGVSQEEIEIAAAMIAACDRVVFAWAMGATQHQNGVDNILSIANTALLTGNAGKEGAGTMPIRGHSNVQGFGSMGVTIRLRKEIQEALEILLQRPLSRVPGYDTRALIEAADAGQIDTLLCLGGNLYAANPDLTQAKRALSQVETIIYLATKPNLGHFHGLAVQNTLILPVFTRFENPHRTTVESGNNFVRLNDPGETHLKNGNLVSEVEFLTELAHRLQGDRPVDWRNLQDTRYVRQLIARTIPGYEPMAAIDETGAEFTIGGRIFTKPQFSTPSGKAQMFATPLPQLSLPTRAGFGLPDDVPGLVVILGTGRSYAQHNTVVYKPGDHYRGMPHRNCILMCRSDVEQAGLREHQRVTVRGDAGQLEQVEIIYGSIRPGAALMFYPEVNAIFKARVDERSGTPAYKRVPVVVYG
- a CDS encoding NADAR family protein, translated to MPIYFYVEREKPYGCFSNFSAHGFMLDELYWPTSEHYFQAQKFVGTPFLEKIRQAKQPKEAANLGRDRSLPLRLDWNQVKDGVMYRAVLQKFQTHADIRAILLSTGEELLVENSPIDNYWGCGKDGSGKNRLGQTLMEVRKILQQQSP
- a CDS encoding DUF4114 domain-containing protein, whose product is MVAKTFSSKLLTALGVGVLSMGTLVVSNGRADAFTFGATWDANCVGNPSPDSCSLQKLLDSQGITVDTTNPTPVELFGPGASTGKVLFSVAQNAPKNKFGVYDPTTLALTQLIAGTPNSPNLLPGIYTFAYESASQFGFYLGADDQIFYSQSALNSGQKQQFLAYKLSSSTATKQDYAIAFEDLEINKASDSDFNDFVALVSIQTTAVPEPAVVGSLGLMAGMLTLTRRRRRSIEG